A section of the Actinomycetes bacterium genome encodes:
- a CDS encoding recombinase family protein, translating into MNGLAKITPTHIARLALVYVRQSTPGQVRAHTESTQRQYGLAAVAAELGWTAQQVVVVDADLGISGRFGSQRQGFRELLSRVGLGEVGAVFGLEVSRLARSSAEFTRLLELARLTDTLLVDADGIYDPMEFNDRLLLGLKGTMSGATRGRTLRVNSPVGGSMSRV; encoded by the coding sequence GTGAACGGGCTGGCCAAGATCACCCCGACGCACATCGCACGACTGGCGCTGGTGTACGTGCGCCAGTCGACACCGGGGCAGGTCCGCGCCCACACCGAATCCACCCAGCGCCAGTACGGCCTGGCTGCGGTCGCGGCCGAGCTGGGCTGGACGGCGCAGCAGGTCGTGGTCGTGGACGCCGACCTGGGCATCTCGGGCCGCTTCGGCAGCCAACGCCAGGGATTCCGGGAGCTGCTGTCGCGGGTGGGCCTGGGCGAGGTCGGTGCGGTGTTTGGCCTGGAGGTCTCGCGGCTGGCGCGCTCCTCGGCGGAGTTCACGCGGCTGCTGGAGCTGGCCCGGCTGACCGACACGCTGCTGGTCGACGCCGACGGCATCTACGACCCGATGGAGTTCAACGACCGGTTGCTGCTGGGGTTGAAGGGGACGATGAGCGGTGCGACGCGAGGGCGCACGTTGCGAGTGAACTCGCCGGTGGGAGGCTCGATGTCGAGGGTGTAG